A region from the Medicago truncatula cultivar Jemalong A17 chromosome 6, MtrunA17r5.0-ANR, whole genome shotgun sequence genome encodes:
- the LOC11428016 gene encoding uncharacterized protein translates to MLEPNCLKKAVIPSTLIKNPSPGTIQSTRLALHVTQLRHYCYLYIASGSNIYKLQIALQGTSVSKGKDSLLIPLSTEVIDPSRVKRCPHRSEIQSIVLADAESLGYYLLGSVDSYGHLIVSKLDASGRGIDMLTYSALPPDNGIGEGSWAGLSFSPYQISMAAVARGFCKTIDIFDQDMHVRRLRPLWDPTSVSFVQNVVNGDRSSLLAITEGSQLTMWDLRVKENGGCVHRISGTPGDTLYSVCSSSTGNIAVGGVDRTVTIYDPRRWSSLSRWVHCSKFEITGLAFSTVDPDYIYIQGVDYEVFCGQWKERNKLFSFRGDSNWLGFSKCSNKDVLGGWCDSGSIFVVDVA, encoded by the exons ATGTTGGAGCCAAATTGTCTGAAGAAAGCAGTGATTCCTTCAACTCTGATCAAGAATCCATCTCCTGGAACCATTCAATCCACTCGCCTTGCTCTTCATGTTACCCAATTACGACATTATTGTTATCTCTACATTGCCTCTGGTTCCAACATCTATAAGCTTCAG ATTGCACTTCAAGGAACTTCAGTTTCCAAAGGAAAAGATAGTCTCTTAATACCTTTGTCCACTGAG GTTATTGACCCTTCGCGAGTCAAACGCTGTCCCCATCGCTCAGAAATTCAGAGTATTGTTCTTGCTGATGCAGAGA GCCTTGGCTACTACCTGTTGGGAAGTGTGGATTCATACGGTCATCTTATTGTATCAAAGCTTGATGCGTCTGGTAGag GCATTGACATGCTTACGTATTCAGCATTGCCGCCTGATAATGGTATTGGGGAAGGAAGTTGGGCAGGACTCAGCTTTAGCCCATATCAAATTTCTATG GCAGCTGTTGCTCGTGGCTTTTGCAAAACTATTGATATTTTTGACCAGGACATGCATGTTCGCAGATTACGACC GCTCTGGGACCCTACTTCAGTAAGCTTTGTGCAAAATGTTGTAAATGGAGATCGAAGTTCTCTGTTAGCTATTACTGAAGGAAGCCAg CTTACTATGTGGGACTTGAGAGTGAAAGAAAATGGTGGTTGTGTACATCGGATTAGTGGTACCCCTGGTGATACTTTATATTCTGTTTGCAGTTCTTCCACTGGTAATATTGCCGTTGGTGGGGTTGATCGTACTGTGACTATTTATGATCCTCGCAG ATGGTCGTCATTGTCTAGATGGGTGCATTGTTCAAAATTTGAG ATAACAGGGCTAGCATTCTCAACAGTTGATCCTGACTATATCTATATTCAAGGGGTTGATTATGAG GTCTTTTGCGGACAATGGAAAGAACGCAACAAGTTATTTTCATTTAGAGGAGACTCAAACTGGCTTGGCTTTAGTAAG TGCTCCAACAAAGATGTTTTAGGTGGATGGTGTGATTCGGGCAGCATATTTGTAGTTGATGTTGCTTAA